The following coding sequences are from one Mus pahari chromosome X, PAHARI_EIJ_v1.1, whole genome shotgun sequence window:
- the Rap2c gene encoding ras-related protein Rap-2c, whose translation MREYKVVVLGSGGVGKSALTVQFVTGTFIEKYDPTIEDFYRKEIEVDSSPSVLEILDTAGTEQFASMRDLYIKNGQGFILVYSLVNQQSFQDIKPMRDQIVRVKRYEKVPLILVGNKVDLEPEREVMSSEGRALAQEWGCPFMETSAKSKSMVDELFAEIVRQMNYSSLPEKQDQCCTTCVVQ comes from the exons ATGAGGGAATACAAGGTAGTGGTGTTAGGGAGCGGAGGGGTTGGCAAATCTGCCCTCACCGTGCAGTTTGTCACCGGGACTTTCATTGAGAAATATGACCCCACCATTGAAGATTTCTACCGCAAAGAGATCGAAGTGGACTCTTCCCCGTCAGTCCTGGAAATTCTGGACACCGCAGGAACCGAGCAGTTTGCCTCCATGAGAGATCTGTACATCAAGAACGGCCAAGGTTTCATCCTGGTGTACAGTTTGGTTAATCAACAGTCTTTTCAG GATATCAAGCCAATGAGAGATCAGATTGTGAGAGTGAAGAGATACGAGAAAGTCCCACTGATCCTAGTGGGAAACAAAGTGGATCTGGAACCAGAAAGAGAGGTTATGTCTTCCGAAGGCAGAGCTCTGGCTCAGGAATGGGGCTGCCCTTTCATGGAAACATCAGCAAAAAGTAAATCAATGGTGGATGAACTTTTTGCTGAGATCGTCAGGCAAATGAACTATTCATCCCTGCCCGAGAAACAAGATCAGTGTTGTACAACTTGTGTTGtccagtaa